The genomic stretch tgtgGAAAGCTTCAGGATGGCCACAGTGCCACAGATAGCTTCATGATGTAGTGGATAGCCGAGAAGAGGCAGCAAGTGGTGTGAGGTAAGCAAATCCATGTGCATGAGAGCACATTTAACAAGGATTGACTTTATCTATGTGCTTTCAGCTTCCAGTTAGAACCCACCACACAATTTATTCCCTCTGTATAGCCACAATTTTTCTGGCTCTCTGACATAGACTTATATCTGCAGAATTTACAACAGACATTGCTAAAATTAcaataaccctcccccccccatggcatgaGAAGACAAGCCAAAAATGACAAGCCAAATTGACAAGCCAAAAAtgacacttccagtcataaccCTCCACATGACAAACTCAGAATAACGGACAGAACGATGATTAGTTGTCACTAAGAGCTGACGGCTAAAACCACCAGACCAGTGTCCAGGTTGGGTTGTACGTTGTTGATGATATTGGAGTGACTTTAGCATGGCTCACAGGCAAGCCTCAGAtggctctttggatcccagctaTTGGCAATCATCTTGCCTAAATTCTCAGGGACATCGGACTTTAACAATGCATGTTATCAAGCCCCGGGCAGACCCCAGATTTCTGATGAGCTAAAGCAAAATGAAGTTTTTTTCCAAGGCGAGTGCCTTTGGCTAGGTCTAATTTGCACCCACATACTGTGAGTCTGTTcactgtgtcctttttttttgttttttccactCCAGGAATAAATGTGAAGAACCTGTTTGGTTCTTGGCTTGTCCCTTGTACCAAAAATGACAGCAAAAGACACAAACTATACTTCTGGAGAAGAACCTACAACTTGGCTGGCATATGCATTGGAAAATTATCTCACCTTTATGCCATTTCAGCTGGGATTATTAGCAACTCTGATAATACTATATTTTCCAGTATTAATTGGACTGATCCTTTTTTATATTGGTGGTATCTACACAATCATTCATAAAAGAATTGGTAACCTGCCAGATGATCCTGATAGCGAACAGTGGAGGAAATCACAGCGAATACATGCATTTGTGATGAGTATGCTAGGAAAATTGTTACATGGTAAGCATGATTTTCCTTTCTTaattactaagggtgcaatcctaaccccttatgtcagaccccttatgaaagcactgacataagacgttaggattgcgccctaaggagaCATATCCTCTAGTTTTGTAGCAATAGGCAGCCTGACTTATggtgttgcaaaatgtgatgctTTATAGCATACTGCCAGGCCACGACAGAAATGgcacttaggtttatattctctctacggtttccgtacagagtcttcacctaccaaatgtttatgcctaataaaggttgacttgaaaCTTGACAGAAATGGCAAGCAGCACCAACTGTGTGGCAGTAACTTTCCTGGACTTCTCACAACACTaagtcagcagcagcagtgggcaaCAGGTGGGGAGGATTGGGGTATTCCACAGGAGGAACCAGGAAATGGGAACTAGGGGAAGGTGAGGGAGGGGATGGATTGGATAGCAGTGGTGCAcgtcagatcttatcccctctgacacaacaccaggctctttaccctctcacacaacatcagaaccaggggacatccactaaaattgagtgttcggagggttaggacagacaaaagaaaatatttctttacttggcgtgtggttggtctgtggaactccttgccacaggatgtggtgatggcatctggcctagatgcctttaaaaggggattggacaagtttctggaggaaaaatctattatgggttacaagccataatgcgtatgtgcaacctcctgattttagaaatgggctatgtcagaatgacagatgcaaccaagggctccaggatgcaggtctccctgTGTGCTCACTTGTCTTgggtgctgcctgaggcatttgtTGGGTCACTGtgtaatacaggaagctggactagatgggcctatggcctgatccagtggggttgtttttatgttcttatcccctTTAAAATCTCCCAcaccttttccctccttggacatacacttCAAAAATagatggcatatgtctgagggGACACTTAAGTGGCCCCATagcttaaataaaaatatttacttgccttttgcccccccccatgcagtgcacATCTTTATAGTGCAACGACATTGGCACTggtggaaggggataggattggggccttgagATGGGAGACTGGTGCTCTCTTTGCCAGTTTTTTCTGACCCTCTTGAAGAGGTTTCTGTTCAACAGGGCCTTGCTGGCCTACTACAAGTGCTCTCTTCCATCTTTACAGTGCTTTCTAAATTTGTCTCTCTTCCGGGCATGCTGTTATGTACTCCTGTTAATCAGTCATGTTCTATTTTATTACCTTTTTTAGTCCATTATATTTATGTCAAAGCCCCAAATCCATAACTATGTGTTCCAGCTAATAAAAACACAGACGTCCCAAGCGTCTTCAGAGAGTAAAATGTAAAGCTCCTAAGCATCTTCAGAGATTCTAGCTCTCTCATCAGAATGCTAAAACATGGGGCATTTTGGTGCAGCACTTTCTCTTTCTTACTAATCGGAACTCAAATATCTAAAGATGCTCCAAATCTTTGTGTTCGGATTTTTACCAACTGAAAGTAGCTCTAATGGACTCGCATTTTTATGGCAACATATATATGAACTTTTTGGATTCTTATGTCGAATCTACCACAACTCCCTGTGTGGCAACACAATCACGGCACCCAATCTGCAGGGgggttttggcctctggagacctcctcagggctggggaacatttgttcccttgccctgggaaggCCATTGCTGGGTCAGTGGTCTATGTGAACCAGCACCAGTAATATTGTTGGTGCAGGTCCTCATAGATTCATGAAGACGGAGGGGATGAGGATAAGTTGAGGAAggcttatgaggaatggctacagcgtttgggcctcttcagtctagaaaagagacgcctgaggggggacatgattgagacatacaaaattatgcatgggaaggataaagtggatagagagatgctctttacactctcacataacaccagaaccaggggacatccactaaaattgcgtgttgggagggttaggacagacaaaagaaaatatttctttacttgttgtgtggttggtctatggaactccttgccacaggatgtggtgatggcatctggcctggatgcctttaaaaggggattggacaagtttctggaggaaaaatccagtacgggttacaagccatgatgtgtatgcgcaacctcctgattttagaaatgggttatgtatcagaatgccagatgcaagggagggcaccagggtgcaggtctcttattatctggtgtgccacctggggcatttggtgggccactgtgagatacatgaagctggactagatgggcctatggcctgatccagtggggctgtttttttaTGAAGGGGGTAAGGATTTGGCAGGTGAAACCACCACTGTATGTGGcagcttcctgggtctgatctgctctCCCTGCCACGGCTGCATTAAACTAGTGCTGGGCCTATTGCATAAGTTATAAAGGGGTCCTCGTCAACgcctttccctgccctgtttggccctcccctgcccctctgtCAGCCCATGTGGagctcagctgctgcagtttgcacTGATCTTCTGTGggtgctggcaggcaggcagaggccttctcccagcaccacaaactcttccactgttgcaacatgctttctggcataTTTGTGACGGCCAGTACCGGCGAGCATGCACTCTGCCGGTACAAGAAGATTGTGCCTGCAGTATAGTTAAATTTGAGCAAAATTATTCATTTGAATCATCTTATTAATGACGTTCAAAATGATTACATACCATGCAGCATGCAGTTCCCCGACACGTAAACAACAGGGTGGCTGGATTATGAGATGCCAATTTCATCagagacagcttgcaagcatttagtggGGGCCGTAAAATATGTGGGTCCCATAGCATATGTTACTTCTGCGACTATGTTCCTCTGACCTTGCTCTCCTTTCCGCCCACACTTTGGcacattccacccacctccctcccacccactgcgTGGTCTTGCTGTTTATGGCAAGCATCTGTTGACAGCTGGTGTGCAGAGCTGGATGCTCACCTTCAAGGATGGCCAGAAAGTTTTGCCACTAGAAAGCTCACTCCAGCAGCATAGAGTgctgtttggattgggctgtaagtttctcaCTGAAAGGTCATGCTTTTCCCTGcttgctccttcctcctggaCTACTAAAGAATGTAGATACATGTTTGATCTGCACCATTTCCATTACTGAAGAACTCACTTGTTGATCCATGAACAGGTTATGAGGTTCGCGGCACGGACAATATTCCTAAAGGACCCGCAGTCCTTGTCCTTTACCATGGAAGCATGCCTATTGACTTTTACCTTTTTACATCAACGTTCCTCAGAATGACAGGAAGACTGTGCCGTGTGGTGGCAGACCGTTTCTTCTTTCTTCTGCCAGGTAAAGAAAAATCCTATAACTTTGGTCACTGGAAGTGTTTTAAATGGAATATTAAAATTCAAGATTTAAGAAGCCGACTAAAGGTGTTTCTtctcctccctgcacctctcttCTCCACCTTTGGTGTTACTAAAGGGGTGTGGGTGGTGCTGCCCGCATCAGGAGATGCGCTGGAAGGGTGTGACGCACCACCTACCCACTTAGCAAGCACGCAACGCCACAGGAACCTCTGGCCTGCCTGAGCATGCCAGGGATTTAAGAAGCAGTTAGATTTAAGGAGCATTGAGCTTCTTTAAGCTTCTTAACTTTAAGATTTAAGAAGCACTTAGCAAGCACGCAACGCCACAGGAGCCTCTGGCGTGCCTGAGCATGCCAGAGATTCAAGATTCAAGAAGCTGACTAAAGGTGTTTCAtctcctccctgcacctctctACTCCACCTGTGGTGTTACTAAAGGGGTGTGGGTGGTGCGGCCCACATCAGGAGATGTGCTGGAAGGGGGTGACGCTCCACCCGTCCACCGTGCACTTAGCAAGCACGCAATGCCAAAGGAACCTCCGGCCTGCCTGATCTCGAGCATTGGTGGAACATGCTAACTGAGAACAAGCAccaggtggggggcagtgggaaggatgggcttgtcagctgcttcaaggtctcaccattctcagccattctcagctgttcagggagctgccggtgtcctcgaactggcaaccttctgatgttatctttgggctaacgggctaacggaggctctaccctctagaccagacctcctcctccacagatatgccagtgctggcaagttggttaggattgtgccctgtgtgcacATGAATCTAAAGTATCCGTCCTCACTTTGGGCTCTTCTTTACTTCTTTACTCTGACTTGGTTTCCATACATAGATTAGTTTTTCTGTCATTCTTCCCTGTCTCCACTCTCCACATTACCCTTGGAGTTCTTTACTCTGCAGCCTGCTCAGACAGATGCCCACCTTTGCCCTTCCAACTGCAGCGGGCAGCTGGGCTGAGAGCTCACTCCTTCGTCTTCCATTTCTCTGCTTATCACTGTcattctcctttcttccttctgtggtcccttcctgctgcctttgtggtctcttcctcttccccttgtTGTCCTCCTTTCTGCAACATCCACCCCTTGTCCTTCTTCAGGTACCATAATCTCTCTTTCATTATCTTTTCCTTTGCATCTTCCCCACTTGGGGCTCTCCTCCTTGCCTCTGAACTTGGCCCCCTTTTCCAATTTTCTGGTTTATCCTTCAcctccaaaggttgcaatcctaaccacactttcctgagagtaagccccactgaacaaaataggacttacttctgagtagacctggttaggattgtgccctaagtctccttttgctctcccctctttgtctcctcctccttcaaTCTACCCCAACTGTCTGTTTTGGTTGTCCTTTAAATCCCACCCAACTCAATTTTGCTCCACCCAGCTCTAGCTCTCTGCTATGGTGGTTGACAAGTCCCAGCCCAGCCACCCACAACGCTTAAGGGATGGCGGCACCACTCCCTGAAGTGGTTCTCCACTGTGGCATATGAAGGGTACTGTGACAGGATGACCAAGCGGAAATTTCTGCCCTCGGATACACAAACCGCAGTAAAGGCCcaggttgcaggggcttggcatttcttctctctttcctttgtataaagcagtggttcccaaactgtaggtcaggacccactggtggatttatggtgggtcccatagcagctgagcagagcctccaatgaacaCACAGTTGATGAAAggctcagataactaattgcctcaagcactgaggcctttcaaaaattggaattgccctgtaagtatgtgtaaatagagagagagaaatgttagagcatcttttttctggttatcattatgtgtaaataagtaaaaatattatttctttcaagaatatttttaagtcttgtaaacctaggtgggtcccaatattgtcattttaaaaagtgggtcccggtgctaaaaagttaggGAACTACTGGTTCCCAGTCTCAACCAGGGTCAGGTGTAATTCAGGATGGAGGAGGGGAAGATGGTAGGGTTGTTCATCTGCTTGGTCGATATCTTTATTCCAGGTCAATAATCACCTCCCCAGGCTGTTATTTCATCTGCTTTGGGGATGCCAGGGGAAAAGCCAACCAGAAAATATCTCCGTCCCATCAGATGAAACAGCAGTTTGGGGAAGAGTGGAAAAGGAGTAGAAAGAGAAGTCTTTAGCACCTTCTCTCCATGCACTCTTCCTTGGCTCAGAATGAAAGGGTAGTTTGCCTCTTTTTGGGACTGGAAAATTTGGGAAGGAATGAAACTGATACGAAAGGGATTGCAGAGGAAAATCAGCAAGAAGGAGAAGGGTCAGCATTCCACCTGCTGATTTTTCTCCTGCAAATACCCGCTTAATGTTACTCTGCACACACAGCTTTGGGAAGACGTAGTTCTGTCCTTGCATTAGGTTTTTCTGTCCAGCTCAtaaacaatataataataataataataattaataatagcaTTTGTATGCTgtttttctcactgactctcacaacacattatagatttagggtgcaatcctaacccactttcctgtgctgtcatagctgtgccggggggcacatgttgcatcctgcattcagggggcagtcatggaggcctcctcaaggtaaggcaacatttgtttccttactttggcattgcccttaccccggtgctggaaagtgagttaggattgtggccttagagacTCAAGGCGATTCACATAGGTAGGCTATACTAAACTCATCCTTCTTTCAAAGGAGGTTTTACAATGATTGTTCTATGAGTACTCATGGAACCATTcatttccagatggaatccttcatggtgtTGACATCATTTTGGGCATGTGGGTATGCCTTCTGAGCAGGAGCAGGTtcaggtcagcaaagctgttaaTCATTCTGTCTTTCTTAGAAGCTGACTCTCCATACTTCTCCACATTCCTGCAGGAGTCCTTCACCCTCTCACAGTGAGGTCACAACAGTGACTCCTCCAGGTCTGTCATCTCACAACAGCTTTGCCAGCTTTtttagtctcccatccaattttcaaccaggaccactcctgcttagcattcttcaggcagCCTTCTGCTCAACCACCAGAATATACCTCCTGCTTGTCTTTTTCTCAAATCTTTtgaaactgagggcgcaatcctatcctgtgctggaacaggcaagccaggaggcttgcgctgtatccagcgcaggataggggccataagcagcttagccagaggcaaggagaaactcttccccttacctctggataagggctgctggcctcaatgggtctccagaggtggcacaagtctgaggagaggcttgaagccgctctattccaactgggaaaggggcttgggatctggcaaaactgcgggatcccagccctgtctccctgtccctgcctgcccatccccggggccgcccaccacttgccctccccctgcccaggaacaccatcactcctccttcccacctccccgctgcctacctttcgtccttgtgtcggcttccgtcagcctccacaggctggcagccgcagacctccacagccctgcgcccagggcaagGCTCCACAACTGCACCCGCCCGCAGGCTGTCGCCACCCCCCTCAGGCAGAAATTCgcccccctacttaccagaggctcacagagcctcacgtgacctcctcccatgctggggaaacctccgtgaggttccctggcactatCAGCACAGTTTctaaccagaagtacagtttccgccTCCGTCGGGAGCGGGGCCCTAGAGGttggcgcttggggcatttgccccaggtcagcctatggcaggcacacaactgcaggccggtgcttctgggagcgctggcctggcttcctcgccAGCCTAAGCACatgttagaattgtgccctgaatcttTTTCTTAATGGTAAGGTCATTACATAACATGACCCATCATTGTTTGGTTCCTTTTTTCTAGGCCTAAAAACATATTTTGTCATGGGAGGCTGTACTCATGCAAACAGAGAAGAGTGTGTGGCTCTTCTGAAGAAAGGGCATCTGCTGTTCATTGCACCAGGTGGACTTCGGGAGCAAAACTATGGTGATAACAATTACAAACTCATCTGGAGAAATCGTCAAGGATTTGCTCAAATAGCCATAAATGCAAAAGTGGTAAGTACAACGATCCTCTTCAAAGTGTCCAACCGCCTTTTATCCTTACAGCAAGCCTGTAAATTACGTGAGCATTATTATGTTGAGCCCGGAagagatttatggcccaatccttttgggATGCTATTGGTGCACTAGTGTGTCCTATCCTGATTTTCaactcctgccgactacgccaatttgccccgtccaaatatctcaactcccttctaatgcccgctttttggctatttaacaccctctttatctctagaacaaccgctgtggtgtgcaaaggaatgaacacagaactccttatctatagcaactacccaaatttattgctatgaacacagacactccctgcaagtcctcttgtccagaggctttccctccccaaaactccacttaactcagcgggtaaaggtctgaagcctccaattcaagtccaatccggtctccaaagcacaatccagtcttcccagtcttctgtgtcctccagcagagtcctggcagtccccttctcctgtaggtctgggtcaggtagccctcttggtctggttccctccagctcaggtagcatctccctctggatCAGCgtccctctctcctgccccctttggtccttctgaagctgccttttatcctttgtgtcccattaagtgcaaatgcaactcagctgtgagctacctccttagctcattcaaagccccatcaaggtcaaatgaagctcaggtgtccaaccaggtctccattggccttgattgattacagctgtggagccagccctgcccttcccagagctatcaaacagctgtcaaaacatgggatcactgtcaacaccacatcatccacctgatgatcttccattacatagtGTCCCAGGACACATCATATATTATGCAGCTCTATAGGATTGCACTCCAAAAAGTGGGACTTTCAGTGAAACATCTTCCATTTAATTGAATTTATCCACAGATCTATTCAAAGACATCTGTTTTTCTGCTTGTAAGCCCACAAATGAGCCACGTGGCAAGCTAGTTATTTGGTCACAGGGTGAAAACCTTTTTAGCACATTCCCATTTTTCTATGATTCAGATAGCTTGGAATGCCCTCACATTGGGTGTGAAGGAGCCAGTTATTAGATATGTTTGCAGGCTTCCTGCCatgatttttaaaatccagaacTATGTGTTCCATTTCCTTGAAGTTACCCAATGAAGTATTCTAGTGCATTTTATGGACAAGATatgttttctttgcattaagaacactaagggcacaatcctaaccccttatgtcggtgctttctagcaccgacataagggcaatgcagctctgaggtaagggaacaaacattcccttactttgaggaggcctccgtgagtgacacccaactgcactggaaagcactgacataaagggttaggattgcgccctaaatttcaTAATCTCATTTTTTTCATGTTTCTTAGCCAGTCATTCCTATCTTCACCCAAAATATTCGGGAGGCATACAGGGTATATGGAAACATAGGTaagatatatttaaaaatttcttAAGAATGATTTCATTGTTCTCTTGAAATGATGAACTAAGGTCTCTGTACCGAGGGATTAACAAtcaagaccagtggttcccaaaatgtgtacCATGGTGTTAGGGTGCCATGGGATAGCCCTGATTGCCCCTCCCACCAGCTCTCCTAGGGGCTGCTaacttggatcttgcaaaatatcactagatccaagatggcagcatccaaatCACATGAGATGTGGGTGCCACCAATTTTGATCTCATGAGATTTGTGCACTGGCACTTTGGATTTaatgagatttgggtgccgcaATCTTGAATTTTGCAGtattttgtgagattcaagatgacagcttctggctgagctggaaagaagaggctgcgggggtGCTGTgagcctggtaagtttgggaaccactgatctagacagaaggaacacaacacaaaaagGCAAAGGCATGGAAGTCAGGAGAATTGGAGGGATAATTTTGAAATATTGGTGACTGTAGGTTAGTTTCCGGTACAAAGTATGGGGTATTGGAAGTCAGGCAGTATGGAGGTGACACAGTGGAAGAACAGAGAAGGGCATTATGCAAGATGAGTTGACCAAATCTaagcttgttttttgtttttgtttttttcaaggaAAAGGCCATATTATTCTGATATCATAAAGAGAGTTGTAACTGATGTTGTTGGTGAGGGTGATGTTGTCTGTGACTAACAGGAGAGTACAGCTAGTCCTCACCTGAAGTCATTCCATTTAAGTCTTTTCATTATAAAGTGAATGAGAAAAAAGAAATTGATCCCCATCCAGAGCCACACACCGTGTGTGGTTTGCACATTCTTCTCATGTTTGCTTGGGTTTTCTCCAGTCCAGAAAgctcacattcatttcaatgtttaacgtgtcacttaaagttgcagtttcccaGAATCTATCAACATCTTTAAGCGTTGATTTGTTGTATACAAGGAATGGAGGGGTTGGATGGAGAGAAGAGCTGCTAAAGTTTTGGAAATATTGCACTGGGTGCAGTGATGACGCAATCTAGGTGAAATGTCAGAGATCCAGGGTTGAGTGGAGGAAGGAAAATCTGGGGCAGAGAGTAAAGTATGATCAGTGTGTTAATAGTACTGGAAGTTGTGGTATTAGATGAGATCATCTAGGGACAGTGGGTGGTGAGAAAATGGTAAGAGGCCTAGAACACAGTCTGGAGGGAAATCATTCACTGGGGAAATGAGccactgaggataggattgtgagACCGGGCCTCAATCCAATgagcactttcctgagagtaagatccattgaaaacaatgggacttacttccaagtaaacttgcTGTGAGTCATAAAGAAGTGAAGGTGAGGTCCAGAAGGATTCGGACCAAATTTGGATAAACCTTTGGTTTATCAAGGAGATAAGGGATTTTTATGAGGATAGCTTCAGGGACTTGCAAGTGGCAGGATGCAGGATTAGAAAGAGCCAACAGCAGAATTGGAGGAGATACAGTCAATGTCACAAACACAAAGAAGGACaggaacagcacaatcctaagcatgtctattcagcagTAAGCACCAataaatttaatgggacttactcccagtaaataggattgcagcttaagctagcttttgctggggggggggagccatatTCTTCTGATATTATAAAGGGAATTGTTACATGATTTGACAGTGGACTAAATATGGGAAATAAAGGGcttggagagagaggaggaggaggaaggtgagaGAGGAATCAAAGCTAAAGTCAAGGCT from Tiliqua scincoides isolate rTilSci1 chromosome 4, rTilSci1.hap2, whole genome shotgun sequence encodes the following:
- the LOC136648786 gene encoding DGAT1/2-independent enzyme synthesizing storage lipids-like, giving the protein MTAKDTNYTSGEEPTTWLAYALENYLTFMPFQLGLLATLIILYFPVLIGLILFYIGGIYTIIHKRIGNLPDDPDSEQWRKSQRIHAFVMSMLGKLLHGYEVRGTDNIPKGPAVLVLYHGSMPIDFYLFTSTFLRMTGRLCRVVADRFFFLLPGLKTYFVMGGCTHANREECVALLKKGHLLFIAPGGLREQNYGDNNYKLIWRNRQGFAQIAINAKVPVIPIFTQNIREAYRVYGNIGPMRWLYERTRLLIFPVCGPFPVKLRTYVGEPIPYDPNITPEELFEKTKAALRALIDKHQKIPGSILSALWERFEVHRKEE